A section of the Microcoleus sp. FACHB-68 genome encodes:
- the cruF gene encoding gamma-carotene 1'-hydroxylase CruF produces MKLLITAERYLLIGHVGAMAFGLAGLLLVLPNPELILSLSSVGQSIFQWSMAGGGVVYIIFGAAAVAIYAYRLLGMRLWLSFMLPSVFLSLGSELLGTSTGFPFGHYQYLSGLGYKVAGLVPFTIPLSWFYMGLVSYLLARAGLERIGMANWVRHISAIALGSLLLTAWDFVLDPAMSQTAFPFWEFQEVGAFFGMPYRNLAGWMGTGALFMSVAALLWGNTRISLQRSQLGLPLIVYVVNFAFGAIITLGALDARYLIPTSLSVLLGVVPAVILWWMAAPATQTVEDATSEADSQIIERAELPTPPVEVAAK; encoded by the coding sequence ATGAAGCTACTGATTACTGCCGAGCGCTATTTACTGATTGGCCATGTTGGGGCGATGGCGTTCGGACTGGCAGGGCTGCTGCTGGTTTTACCCAATCCAGAATTAATTCTGAGTTTATCGTCTGTCGGACAAAGCATCTTCCAGTGGAGTATGGCCGGTGGGGGGGTGGTTTATATCATCTTCGGAGCAGCAGCGGTGGCGATTTATGCCTACCGGCTGCTGGGAATGCGGCTGTGGCTGTCGTTTATGCTGCCGTCTGTGTTTCTGTCTTTGGGGAGTGAGCTGTTGGGCACCAGCACCGGCTTCCCGTTTGGCCATTACCAATATTTGAGTGGTTTGGGCTATAAAGTGGCCGGTTTGGTGCCGTTTACCATTCCCCTGTCTTGGTTTTATATGGGGCTGGTGTCCTATCTGCTGGCGCGTGCCGGCTTAGAACGCATCGGCATGGCTAATTGGGTTCGCCACATCTCGGCGATTGCCTTGGGTTCCCTGTTACTCACGGCTTGGGACTTTGTTCTTGATCCGGCCATGAGCCAGACAGCCTTTCCGTTCTGGGAATTTCAGGAAGTCGGCGCTTTCTTTGGGATGCCTTACCGCAACTTAGCCGGTTGGATGGGCACCGGCGCACTGTTTATGTCTGTGGCAGCTTTGTTGTGGGGAAATACACGGATTTCATTGCAGCGCTCACAACTGGGTTTACCTCTAATTGTTTATGTGGTTAACTTCGCCTTCGGTGCGATTATTACCTTGGGTGCCTTAGATGCCCGGTACTTGATTCCCACGTCGCTGAGTGTGTTGCTGGGTGTTGTGCCGGCTGTGATTCTATGGTGGATGGCTGCGCCGGCAACGCAAACCGTGGAGGATGCCACCTCTGAGGCAGATTCCCAGATTATCGAGCGTGCTGAACTGCCGACTCCTCCTGTGGAAGTCGCCGCGAAATAA
- a CDS encoding F420-0:Gamma-glutamyl ligase → MAESIGIGVGVAALLLGFAGLALELQYRRRPGNDLKLSQGDWKLEVVEPNRYLLVGEMEFHNQTQSLEIMLPEVRSEVSLLSKGSLEGITCHSQVIPLHPDAPARDDGYWFGYIVKTGKKTRIKVSIEIQGPDLSQLQTAWIKINYITYGPQGRIPKVRHVVVPLKYPEPGATAGSWRSTAVAEVLPVKTHLLTHLDDPVEIVKRYIFPHSQKGDVVTIGETPIAIMQGRWHPPTDITPGFVAKRLCYFFMPTSSLATACGMQTLVNIVGPARVVFAFVVGAIAKVFGKPGVFYQLAGEQARLIDDVTGTLPPYDQFIVLGPENPQKVVERIKQETGLSAAIVDVNDLKAVKILAATPDLSAALLEQALRTNPAGNADEQTPLVLIRPKAQG, encoded by the coding sequence ATCGCAGAAAGCATAGGAATTGGTGTAGGAGTCGCGGCTCTCTTGCTAGGGTTCGCTGGGTTGGCGCTAGAGTTACAGTACCGGCGGCGTCCCGGCAATGATTTAAAGCTGTCGCAGGGAGATTGGAAGTTAGAAGTTGTGGAACCCAACCGCTATCTTTTGGTCGGCGAGATGGAGTTTCACAACCAGACGCAAAGTTTAGAAATCATGCTGCCGGAAGTGCGTTCGGAAGTCAGCCTGTTGTCGAAAGGCAGCTTGGAGGGCATTACTTGCCACAGCCAAGTGATTCCCCTGCATCCAGATGCACCGGCACGGGATGATGGATATTGGTTTGGCTATATTGTCAAAACCGGCAAGAAAACGCGGATCAAAGTTTCAATCGAGATTCAAGGGCCGGATCTGAGCCAATTGCAAACCGCCTGGATCAAAATCAACTACATTACCTATGGCCCTCAAGGACGCATTCCCAAAGTCCGCCATGTGGTTGTGCCGCTGAAATATCCAGAACCAGGCGCAACGGCTGGAAGCTGGCGATCTACCGCTGTGGCAGAAGTGCTGCCGGTGAAAACCCATTTACTCACGCACCTCGACGATCCTGTAGAAATCGTTAAGCGTTACATCTTCCCCCACTCCCAAAAAGGAGATGTCGTGACGATTGGCGAAACGCCCATCGCCATCATGCAAGGCCGGTGGCACCCCCCCACCGATATCACGCCCGGATTTGTGGCCAAACGGCTGTGCTATTTCTTCATGCCCACCTCTAGTTTGGCCACCGCTTGCGGGATGCAGACCTTAGTGAATATTGTCGGGCCGGCGCGGGTCGTCTTCGCCTTTGTCGTTGGGGCAATTGCTAAAGTGTTTGGCAAGCCTGGGGTATTTTACCAACTTGCCGGTGAGCAGGCGCGGCTCATTGACGACGTAACCGGCACCTTGCCCCCTTATGACCAGTTCATCGTCCTCGGCCCAGAAAATCCTCAAAAAGTTGTAGAAAGAATTAAGCAGGAGACGGGATTATCAGCCGCGATTGTAGACGTGAACGACTTGAAAGCAGTTAAGATATTGGCAGCGACCCCCGATCTGTCAGCGGCTTTGTTAGAACAAGCCTTAAGAACTAACCCAGCCGGCAATGCTGATGAGCAAACGCCGCTGGTTTTGATTCGACCGAAAGCTCAGGGTTAA
- a CDS encoding GNAT family N-acetyltransferase yields the protein MAPVSPQNPNTTIRPIQYRDLEVMEKRCAEEFEAETHSRLTDTCQQLSQARRWFGWLKLLSLFPNPYQYLFCCHVAEQEGKFRGMIQISPFNRTRSTWRVERVVIDPAASSQGIGSVLLRHCLEVVWEARTWLLEVNVNDKNALALYRQNGFQPLAQMTYWTIGPALQEQLANREPDLPNLLPVSNADAQLLCQLDTAAMPPLLRQVFDRHIQDFQTGLVSALIEGFRQWLAHTEVVSGYVFEPQRKAAIGYFQIQLSRDGSQPHVAQLSVHPAYTWLYPELLSQMARIAKDFPPQSLHLASADYQPEREEYLEQIGAERISHTLLMSRSVWHKLRESKLNALEALQLSDVLQGFQPARKPVPGRMSWLNPLQKKQPITEPQPALNAVVSAEKCALCKEVESELHPGDSGLTN from the coding sequence ATGGCTCCTGTCTCACCCCAGAACCCCAATACCACGATCCGCCCCATCCAATACCGGGATCTGGAAGTGATGGAAAAACGCTGTGCGGAGGAGTTTGAAGCCGAAACACACAGTCGTTTAACTGACACTTGCCAGCAACTGTCACAAGCTCGGCGCTGGTTTGGTTGGCTAAAGCTGCTGAGTCTGTTTCCCAATCCCTATCAGTACCTCTTTTGCTGTCATGTTGCCGAGCAAGAGGGCAAGTTTCGGGGCATGATTCAAATCTCGCCATTTAACCGCACACGGAGCACTTGGCGAGTCGAGCGGGTGGTCATCGATCCAGCCGCTTCTAGCCAGGGAATTGGTTCGGTGCTGCTACGCCACTGCTTAGAGGTGGTTTGGGAGGCCCGGACTTGGCTGCTAGAGGTGAATGTTAATGATAAAAACGCGCTAGCTCTCTACCGGCAAAATGGGTTTCAACCCTTGGCCCAAATGACCTATTGGACAATTGGGCCGGCACTGCAAGAGCAATTGGCCAATCGGGAACCGGATCTGCCCAATTTGCTGCCGGTGAGCAATGCCGACGCTCAACTGTTGTGTCAGTTGGACACAGCCGCCATGCCGCCGTTGCTTCGCCAGGTGTTCGACCGCCACATCCAGGACTTTCAAACCGGCCTGGTCAGCGCTTTAATTGAAGGTTTCAGACAGTGGCTTGCTCACACAGAAGTGGTCAGCGGCTATGTGTTTGAACCCCAGCGCAAAGCAGCGATCGGCTACTTTCAGATCCAGTTGAGCCGTGACGGTTCACAGCCTCACGTCGCCCAGCTGAGCGTCCACCCAGCTTACACTTGGCTGTATCCAGAATTGCTGTCCCAAATGGCCCGCATTGCCAAGGATTTCCCCCCTCAATCCTTACATCTGGCTTCTGCAGATTATCAGCCAGAACGGGAAGAGTATTTAGAGCAAATCGGTGCTGAGCGCATTTCCCACACGCTGCTAATGTCTCGCTCAGTCTGGCACAAGCTGCGTGAGTCTAAACTCAACGCTCTGGAAGCCTTACAGCTATCTGATGTGCTTCAGGGATTCCAGCCGGCACGCAAACCTGTACCGGGCCGGATGTCGTGGCTTAATCCGCTGCAAAAAAAACAGCCGATTACTGAACCGCAGCCGGCACTTAATGCAGTCGTGAGCGCTGAGAAATGCGCCCTCTGTAAAGAAGTTGAGTCAGAACTCCATCCTGGCGACTCAGGACTGACAAACTGA
- the ruvX gene encoding Holliday junction resolvase RuvX, translating into MAARISALGLDVGSKRIGVAGCDGTGLIATGLTTIDRTSFDRDVAQLRHLVEERQVQVLVVGLPYSMNGNVGFQAKSVQKFSNRLSEALQLPVEYVDERLTSFQAEQMIIAENRSPSRNKGLIDRKAAALILQQWLDERRQPKREGTLP; encoded by the coding sequence ATGGCAGCGAGAATTTCAGCTCTGGGTTTGGATGTTGGCAGCAAGCGCATCGGGGTAGCCGGTTGTGATGGCACCGGCTTAATTGCCACCGGATTGACTACCATTGATCGCACCTCGTTTGACCGAGATGTGGCACAACTGCGCCACTTGGTCGAGGAAAGACAGGTGCAAGTGCTTGTTGTCGGTTTACCCTATTCCATGAATGGCAATGTGGGTTTCCAAGCCAAATCCGTGCAGAAATTTTCCAACCGCCTTTCTGAGGCACTGCAACTGCCGGTGGAATATGTGGATGAGCGTTTAACGTCGTTTCAGGCGGAGCAAATGATCATCGCAGAAAATCGCTCTCCCTCGCGGAATAAAGGACTGATTGACCGCAAGGCAGCCGCCCTGATTTTACAGCAGTGGCTCGACGAGCGCCGGCAGCCAAAGAGGGAAGGTACTTTACCGTGA